The DNA segment cgccgaagaactgatgcttttgaactgtggtgttggagaagactcttgagagtcccttggactgcaaggagatccagccagtccattctgaaggagatccaccctgggatttctttggaaggaatgatgctgaagctgaaactccaatacttaggccacctcatgagaagagttgactcattggaaaagactctgatgctgggagggattgggggcaggaggagaaggggacaacagaggatgagatggctggatggcatcactgactcaatggacgtgagtctgagtgaactccggaagttggtgatggacagggaggcctggcgtgctgcgattcatggggttgcaaagagtcggacgctactcagctactgaactgaactgaactagaaaaaTTTAATCTGACATTCTAGCCCTTAGATCCCTGATCAAGTTCAGTTTGTAGTATACACTGCAACATGCTACATTTGGACTTGTACTTGGATTTaataacataaataatatattatatgttaATGTGTTAttgcacacacataaatatatatatacatatttacaaaGCATGCATTACACATTcagtctctctcattttttttttgttttccacatGCAGTCTCTTGTAAGTCAACCTCTTAACTCTTTCTGAAGATGATTAGTAGAAGAATATGTTTCCTTTAGCTCTATATTACTTAGAAGTTATACCCTTACATATAATGCAATTTCTGTGATTTCTTAAATAAGTACAAAATACACACAAGTGAATGTTGGGCCATAGGTTATTGCTGCAAGtcacactgaaaagaaaaaacagttaacATGGGGGTGGTAGGTGTATGCTTTTGTTAGAATCTTACAACAGTAAAGTTCTCCATGGaacaagttgttgttcagtttctaagtcatgtctgactctttgtgatcccatggactgcagcatgccaagcttccctgtccttcactatctgcttgAGTCTGCTGAAaatcatgtccaatgagtcagtgatgtcatccaaccatctcatcctctgtcacccccttctccttctgccttcaatctttcccagcatcagagtcttttccaaagagtcagctcttcgcatcacgtggtcaaaatatcagagcttcagtatcagtccttccaatgaatattcagggttgatttcctctaggagtgacatgtttgatctctttgctgtccaggggactctcaagagtcttctccagcaccacaattcaaaagtatcaattcttcggctcctcagccttcttctttcttctttgtggtttaactcttacatctgtacatgaatactggaagaaccatacctttgactatatgtgtctttgtcatcaaagtgatgtctctgctctttagtctactgtctaagtttgtcatagcttttcttccaaggagcaagcatattttaattttgtggcttcagtcaccatccgcagtggaACAAATTATACCTTCTATTGTCATAATAAACATACATAAATTTTTTGAAATCTTGAAGTGCCATTCTTTCAGGTCCTGAATTGAGCAATATAATAAGcagaataaatgtagaaattgAAGAAATTTAAAGTATTACCACATATCTTGGAAAGATGGCTGTATCACCAGtggcatgattttttttcctttcctgtctcctttacttccttcttttccacttcttttcttccttcctccccccctccttctcatccttcttccattttttcttttcacttttattgaggtgtaattgatgTACAGTAACCTCACATATTTAAAGAGTATAATTtaatgttttgatatatgtatatgttttcatCAATGCCATTTAAAACGTTGAGGAAAGTCATTTGTATTActagtttgctgagaatttttgtcAGGATCAGATGTTGAATAttatcaaatgtttttttctgcatctattcagatgatcacatggtttttcttttttcagtttgtcAATATGGTGAAATACATTGATTGACTTTCAGGTCAGATAAGGCACATTCAGACTGGTGTAGACATAGACTACTTTGACTGATTTTCAACTGTTTAACTGGATTCTTGGGATAAGCCCCATctgattatattttcatttatatatcaaTTATTGGATTCTGTTTGTTAAAACTGCTTTGAATTTTTACATCAATGTTTATAAGGGATATTAATATGTAGTTTTTTTGGACAAATTATACATCTGTGTAACAATCACTTAGATCAAGATGTAgagtgtttgctgctgctaaattgcttcagtcatgtccgactctgtgcgaccccatagacggcagtccactaGGCTCTGCCGtcactgggactctccaggcaaaaacattgAAGTGGGCTTATATTACTGTAAAAAATTCCTTCATGTTCCCACGTTGTCAAAATCTCCAAAGCAAATCACTGCTCTGCTTTCCATTATCTTAGCTTAGTCTTTTGACTACCTGGAAGTTCATATAATTAGAATCGTATGGTATCCATGCTTTTGTTTTTGACTTCCCACACAACAGAAAGTTTttgaggtccatccatattgttgcacgGATCAATAGATTGTTCGTTTTCATTGATGAATGGAACTACATTTGGTGACTTATcacattttatctattttttcattctagatttttcattgtttttggttttgtgctATAATGAACAAAACCTCTGTGAGACTTCTCTCACACAAATCTTTTTTAtggacatttgttttcatttctctgaggaaAATACATAGTAGTGTAAATACGCAATCATAGAGGATATGTGCTTAATTTTATTAGAAAGATGGCCAAACACTTTCCCAGAATAATTAAATCACTCTACATTTTGCAAGGAACATATGAGGGTGCCAGTTGCTCTCCATCTTTACTAATATTtggtattttatgttttaatttagatattttaatgattgaagatgaaaataatgagcaccttttcatgtgttttttgccTTGCATACATCTTACTTTGTGAAAAGTCTGGTTTTAGCTTTTTGCCCACTCTTCACTCAGttgtttgtcttttcattatttgtACACATTCttgatatattctggatacaaatttttatatatattgattCATGGTTTtaatgattcatggggttgcaaagagtcagacacaactgagtgaattaaCTGATTGTTTTATTGAATTTCAGTTAGATGTGGACAActgaaaagaaggagaaaagacgATTTGAAGTGTCAAACAtaagatattttgaaaattaagttttACCTAAATTTACCTATTATGTAATCAGGATCATATTTGGCCTTTAGTACATATTTCCAAATTCCATCCCTGGAGGTTTTTATTGGGTTGGTAGAAATgtttaaataagttaaaatttttcactttaagaattatttatttttattaactgagTAAAAGGAGTAACCATAAAACTAGTCACTGTCATCTTACTTTCTAGACACAAGTCTCCTGAGTGCACCCTTTACATCCTTATTTCTCAGTGTATAGATGATAGGGTTCAACATGGGAGTCACCAAGTTGTAGAAGAGGGTAAGGAATTTCCCTTGGTCCTGAGGTGAATTATTTCCTGGTTGCATATACATATAGATAATATTCCCATAAAACAAGGAGACTACAGTGAGATGGGACCCACACGTGTTGAAAGCCTTCCTCCTTCCAGCCGCCGACTTCATCCTCAGCACCGCGAGGGCAATGTAGCTGTAAGAGATGAGGATGAGCGACAGGGGCACCAGAACGATGATCACTGACAGGATGAAAACAGTGCTCTCTACAGCCACTGTATCCACACAAGCAATTTTTATCAGAGCCGGCATCTCACATAGGAAATGCTTCACCCTGCATCTCCCACATCGTGGCAGTTTCATAGTCACTGGAGACATAACCAGGGAGTTGAGAAGTCCAACTCCCCAGGCCACAGACACCAACTTCCAACAGAGCTGAGGGTGCATGAGGACAGAGTAGTGGAGGGGCTTGCAGATTGCAGTGAAGCGGTCATAAGCCATGacagccaagagaacacattctGTGCCGCCCAGTCCCAGGAACATGAAGAGCTGGAGGGCGCAACCCACATAACTGACGGTCTTGTCTCGGCTGCCTAAGTTGAAAAGCAGCTGAGGGATAGAACTGGTGGTAAAGCAGAGATCCAGGAAGGACAAATTagtgaggaagaagtacatgggtgtGTGAAGGCTGGGGTCTAAGCGGGAAACCAGGATAATGACAGCATTGCCCACCAGAGTCACAAGGTAGAAGATGAGGACAAACACGAAGAGGATCTGCTCTAGCTTGGGTCTGTCTGAGAAACCCAACAAGATGAAGCCTTCCTGGCAACTCTGGTTCATCATGACAGAGGATAATCAGAACACATCTGCAGGGAAGCAAATAGCAACACATTTTAATCTTCATGAAGCAGGCTAAGGAATTCACAGAGAGAGGTGGGTCATATcaaataattatgtaaaataattacttaaaatttcAATATTCCATGTAGATATAGATTATGTATTTTAGGAATACTATCTtttgtttattctctttcttttggaTCCCCTCAGTTACAATTATTGTGGAATATTAGGAAAACACAGATATACATGAAGGATAGGAAAAGATTACCCACATCCCAGAAACAACCACACTGcaatattgatttatttcttttcattcttttgagtATATGTAATTTATGGCATATATAAATTTATGGCATATttctgcccttatggcagaaaatgaagaggaactaaaaagcctattgatgaaagtgaaagaggagagtgaaaaagttggcttaaagctcaacattcagaaaacgaagatcatggcatctggtcccatcacttcatggcaaatagatggggaaacagtgtcagactttctctttttgggctccaaagtcactgcagatggtgactgcagccatgaaattaaaagacacttactccttggaaggaaagttatgaccaatatagacagcatattaaaaagcagagacattactttgccaacaaaagtcggtctagtcaaggctgtggtttttccagtggtcatgtacggatgtgagagttggactatgaagaaagctgagtgctgaagaattgatgcttttgaactgtggtgttggagaagactcttgagagtcccttggactgcaaggagatccaaccagtccaacctaaaggacatcagtcctgggtgttcactggaaggactgatgctgaagctgaaactccaatactttggccacctcatgggaagagttgactcattggaaaagaccctgatgctgggagggattaggggcaggaggagaaggggatgacagaggatgagatggctggatggcatcaccgactcgatggacatgagtttgagtaaactgtgggagttggtgatggacagggaggcctggcgtgctgtgattcatggggtcgcaaagagtcggacacgactgagtgactgaagtgaactgaactgaatttaacaaaatataaataatagt comes from the Capricornis sumatraensis isolate serow.1 chromosome 22, serow.2, whole genome shotgun sequence genome and includes:
- the LOC138069307 gene encoding olfactory receptor 2W3-like isoform X1 translates to MEKESENSSYEGFILLGFSDRPKLEQILFVFVLIFYLVTLVGNAVIILVSRLDPSLHTPMYFFLTNLSFLDLCFTTSSIPQLLFNLGSRDKTVSYVGCALQLFMFLGLGGTECVLLAVMAYDRFTAICKPLHYSVLMHPQLCWKLVSVAWGVGLLNSLVMSPVTMKLPRCGRCRVKHFLCEMPALIKIACVDTVAVESTVFILSVIIVLVPLSLILISYSYIALAVLRMKSAAGRRKAFNTCGSHLTVVSLFYGNIIYMYMQPGNNSPQDQGKFLTLFYNLVTPMLNPIIYTLRNKDVKGALRRLVSRK
- the LOC138069307 gene encoding olfactory receptor 2W3-like isoform X2, coding for MMNQSCQEGFILLGFSDRPKLEQILFVFVLIFYLVTLVGNAVIILVSRLDPSLHTPMYFFLTNLSFLDLCFTTSSIPQLLFNLGSRDKTVSYVGCALQLFMFLGLGGTECVLLAVMAYDRFTAICKPLHYSVLMHPQLCWKLVSVAWGVGLLNSLVMSPVTMKLPRCGRCRVKHFLCEMPALIKIACVDTVAVESTVFILSVIIVLVPLSLILISYSYIALAVLRMKSAAGRRKAFNTCGSHLTVVSLFYGNIIYMYMQPGNNSPQDQGKFLTLFYNLVTPMLNPIIYTLRNKDVKGALRRLVSRK